From a single Tursiops truncatus isolate mTurTru1 chromosome 20, mTurTru1.mat.Y, whole genome shotgun sequence genomic region:
- the PAFAH1B1 gene encoding LOW QUALITY PROTEIN: platelet-activating factor acetylhydrolase IB subunit beta (The sequence of the model RefSeq protein was modified relative to this genomic sequence to represent the inferred CDS: deleted 1 base in 1 codon), producing MVLSQRQRDELNRAIADYLRSNGYEEAYSVFKKEAELDMNEELDKKYAGLLEKKWTSVIRLQKKVMELESKLNEAKEEFTSGGPLGQKRDPKEWIPRPPEKYALSGHRSPVTRVIFHPVFSVMVSASEDATIKVWDYETGDFERTLKGHTDSVQDISFDHSGKLLASCSADMTIKLWDFQGFECIRTMHGHDHNVSSVAIMPNGDHIVSASRDKTIKMWEVQTGYCVKTFTGHREWVRMVRPNQDGTLIASCSNDQTVRVWVVATKECKAELREHEHVVECISWAPESSYSCISEATGSETKKSGKPGPFLLSGSRDKTIKMWDVSTGMCLMTLVGHDNWVRGVLFHSGGKFILSCADDKTLRVWDYKNKRCMKTLNAHEHFVTSLDFHKTAPYVVTGSVDQTVKVWECR from the exons aaatcgAGCTATAGCAGATTATCTTCGTTCAAATGGCTATGAAGAAgcatattcagtttttaaaaaggaagctgAATTAGATATG aatgAAGAATTAGATAAGAAATATGCTggtcttttggaa aaaaaatggacatcTGTTATTAGATTACAAAAGAAG GTTATGGAATTAGAATCAAAGCTAAATGAAGCAAAAGAAGAATTTACGTCGGGTGGACCTCTTGGTCAAAAAAGAGACCCAAAAGAATGGATTCCCCGTCCACCAGAAAAATATGCATTGAGTGGTCATAGGAGTCCAGTCACTCGAGTCATTTTCCATCCTGTGTTCAGTGTTATGGTCTCTGCTTCAGAGGATGCTACAATTAAG GTGTGGGATTATGAGACTGGAGATTTTGAACGAACTCTTAAGGGGCATACAGACTCTGTACAGGATATTTCATTCGACCATAGTGGCAAGCTTCTGGCTTCATGTTCTGCGGATATGACCATTAAACTATGGGATTTTCAGGGCTTCGAATGCATCAGAACCATGCATG gCCATGACCACAATGTTTCTTCAGTAGCCATCATGCCCAATGGAGATCATATAGTATCTGCCTCAAgggataaaactataaaaatgtggGAAGTGCAAACTGG CTACTGTGTGAAGACATTCACAGGACACAGAGAATGGGTACGTATGGTGCGGCCAAATCAAGACGGCACTCTGATAGCCAGTTGTTCCAACGACCAGACTGTGCGCGTGTGGGTCGTAGCAACAAAGGAATGCAAGGCTGAGCTTCGAGAACATGAGCATGTGGTAGAATGCATTTCCTGGGCTCCAGAAAGCTCCTATTCTTGCATCTCTGAAGCGACAGGATCTGAG ACTAAAAAAAGTGGCAAGCCTGGACCATTCTTACTGTCTGGATCCAGAGACAAGACTATCAAGATGTGGGACGTCAGTACTGGCATGTGCCTTATGACCCTT GTGGGTCATGATAACTGGGTACGTGGAGTTCTGTTCCATTCTGGGGGGAAGTTTATCTTGAGTTGCGCTGATGACAAGACCCTGCGTGTGTGGGATTACAAGAACAAGCGATGCATGAAGACCCTCAATGCGCATGAACACTTTGTTACCTCCTTGG atttccaTAAGACGGCACCATATGTGGTTACTGGCAGTGTAGATCAAACAGTAAAGGTGTGGGAGTGCCGTTGA